From the genome of Corallococcus macrosporus DSM 14697:
GCCTTGAGCAGCCGGCGCGGGTCCGGGGTCCGCGCCTGGGCGTCGAACTCCATGCCGTTGATGATGTCGCCGCGGTAGCTGGGCAGGGTGACGCCGTCCACCGTCTCCGTGGGGCTGGAGCGCGGCTTGGCGAACTGGCCGGCGATGCGGCCCACCTTCACCACCGGGCGCCCGCCCGCGAAGGTCAGCACCATGGCCATCTGGAGCAGCAGCCGGTAGGTGTCCCGGATGTTGTCGGTGGTGAACTCCTTGAAGCTCTCCGCGCAGTCACCGCCTTGCAGCAGGATGGCCTTGCCCTCGGCGACCCGGGCCAGCCGCGACCTCAGGCGGCGCGTCTCCTCGGCGAACACGAGCGGTGGCAGGCGGGACAGCTCGGCCTCGGTGTGGGCCAGGGCCTGGGCATCCGGATAGTCCTCCGGCATGTACTTGACGGGCTTGTGCCGCCAGGAGTCTGGCGTCCAGGTTCGGTTCGTCACGGGAGGGCCGTTTCAGTGGAAGGGCGGGTGGCGGGCAGGGGCGGCAGGAGGCCCCGCGAGATGCAGTAATCGAGGTAGCGGTACAGCAGCGCGCGGTCCGTGGGCGGGCAGGTGATGCCCGTGCCCTCGAGCGCCTGATGGACCCGCTCACAGCGGATGGGGCCCAGCCCGAACGCGGGCCCGTCCGAGCCAGCGCGCAGGTCGAAGAACGCGAGCGTGGACTGGTTCTCACCGGTGCCGGCGCGCTCGGCCACGCGGTCGCGCCACTCGCCAATGGGGCAGTGCTCCACGGGGTAGCCGTAGTCACGGACCCAGGCGAACAGCTCGGGCAGCCGCACCTCGGGCGTGGGGCACAGGTTGAAGACGGTGGGCGGACGCGCGTCCCGCGCCATGCGGACGATGGCGCCGGCCACGTAGTCCACCGGGGTCCACACCTCGGCGACGTCGAGCCGCGGCAGCGCGCCCACCGGGATGCCGGCCAGCAGGATGCGCCACACCAGGTCCTGCGGGTTGACGATGGCGCTGTCGGGCGCGCCCACCACGCGGCCCAGCCGGTACACCGACACGGGCAGGCCGCGCTCGCCGGCTTGTTCGACGAGCCGCTCGGCGATCCACTTGCTCTGCTGGTAGCCGTCGCGCAGGCCCGGGTGCGCCGGCACGAAGGCCTCCGGCACGTCGGGGCTGAGGTTGGACTGCGGCGCCACCGCGAGCGTGGACACGTAGTGGAAGGGCTTGGCGCGGACGGCGGCCGCCAGCCGCAGCAGCTCGCGGGTGCCGCGCACATTCACCGCCTGGAGGCTGCCGTACTCACGCACCACGCTGACCACCGCGGCGTTGTGGATGACGCCGTCGCACTCCGAGGCCAAGCCGTGGAAGCGCGCTGGGCCCAGGCCCAGCCACGGCTGGGTGAGGTCCGAGGGCACCGCCACCACGCGCTCCATCAGTCGCTCCGGGGCGAGCTGCTGGGACGTCAGCGCGGCCTGGATGCGCTCCAGGGCGTGGGCCTCATCGCGGGCGCGGACCAGGCACACCACCCGCGCGTCCGTCTGGCGCAGGAGCTGGTCCAGCAGGTGCGCCCCGACGAAGCCGGTGGCGCCGGTGAGGACCACCTGGCGCAGCCGCGGAGACTCGGTGGCCTCCACCGTCAGGCGCGGGACGACGTCCTCGGCCAGCACCGCGTCGGCGAGCATCGCCTCGGTGAGGCCGCCCGCGTCGGACGCGCCGTCGGTGCCTTGCTCCAGCGCCTGGGCCAGGCCCGCGGCCGTGGGGTGACGGAACACGGTGGCCACGGGGATCTCGCGGCCCAGCTCGATGCTGAGCCGGTTGGCGACCTGGATGCTCTGGAGCGACTGGCCACCCAGGTCGAAGAAGTCGTCCTGCGCGGACGTCGTCGTCACGCCCAGCACCTCTTCCCAGACCTTGAGCACCACGCGCTCCAGGGCGGTGGTGCCCGCCGTCGTGGTCGCCGTCTCCTCGGTGGGGAGCAGGCGCCGCAGCTCCTTGCGGTCCAGCTTGCCGGTGCTGGTGCGCGGCAGGCGCTCCGCGAAGAGGAAGGTGCCGGGCACCATGGGCGCGGGCAGGCCGTCCAGCAGGTGCTGCCGCAGCGCCGCCACGGTGGGCGCGGGCGGCGTGGTGACCACGTACGCGCACAGCCGACGCGAGCCGCTGGGGAGCACCTGCCCGACGACGGCCGCCTCGCGCACGCCCGGGTGGCGGAGCAGCGCCGTCTCGACCTCGGACGGGTCGATGCGGTGACCGCTGATCTTGAACTCGTCGTCCACGCGGCCCACGAACACCAACTGGCCGTCCTCGCGGAGCCGGGCCTTGTCGCCAGTGCGGTAGGCGCGCGGACTTCCCGGCAGCGCATGGAGCGCGATGAAGCGCTGGTCCGTCAGCGCCTCGCGGCCCAGGTAGCCGCGGGCGAGCGCGCCGCCCAGCAGGAGCAGCTCGCCCTCCTCGCCGGTGGGGACGAGGTGGCCCTGGGGGTCGACCAGCGCGGCGCGTACACCCGGCAGCGGCCGGCCGATGGGGACCTCCGCGCTGGCGGACGGGACGGCGTCGCCGCCGCTGAGCGTGGCGATGGTGGCCACCACGGTGGCCTCGGTGGGGCCGTAGGTGTTGAGGAGCCGGACGTTGGCGCCGGCGGAGGCCCGCCAGCGGGCGACGCGTTCAGGCAGCGCGGCCTCACCGCCGATGATGACGGTGCGCAGCGAGGGCGGCAGCCGGGCCGCGCCCGTGGACACGCTGTAGGCCAGCTCGTGCCAGAAGGCCGTGGGCAGGTCCAGCAGGGTGATGCCTTGGGCGGCGCAGGCTTCCAGCAGCCGGGGCACGGACTGGAGCATCTCGTCGGTGCGCAGCACCAGCGAGGCGCCGGCGCACAGGGCGACGAAGAGCTCCTCCACGCTGGCGTCGAAGTGCAGCGGGGCGAACTGCAGCACCCGGTCCTCGGACG
Proteins encoded in this window:
- the mxcG gene encoding myxochelin non-ribosomal peptide synthetase MxcG; translated protein: MGETHEAGWPLSAAQHGIWVGQQFDRASAIYNAGECIEIRGPLVLEHFESALRQAIDEAEALHARFFPGDSGPVQFVQPRASWRLHVADVSASPDPWATAQAWMREDLTRTVDLSQGPLFAEALFKAAPDRYFWFQRAHHIALDGFGFSLVARRVADLYTARVTGKPATGGFGSLRAVLDEDAAYQSGPRHAVDRAFWVERFAHGPTPVTLAEPAQMSPQFVRQTRHLSPADVERMQAAAKQAGLTWPDLVLAATAAWLHQHTGAPEVVLGLPVMTRLGSAALRVPCMAMNIVPLRVPVRPDAGLFAVARDVAAELRAMRPHLRYRYEQLRRDLKRVGGQRRLFGPVVNIMPFDYALRFAGMPAFAHNLSAGPVEDLSIGMYARSDGSGLRVDFDANPACYSPEVLDTHQRGFLQLLESLVASPEQPVRPAKASARPSIADGGPLPIPARTVLELIEEQARARPDAIAVEHGEHRLTYGALLQSAQALAERLRAEGVQPDSLVAVSVPRSIDAIVATLGVLLAGAGYLPVDPFGPESRTRAILDDAAPRVTVSSAVKDLTAGMPPLAPGQLAVHRRAGPEQAPAPGRTGASLAYVIYTSGSTGQPNGVQIDHDALAHFVAGATFRYEVTSEDRVLQFAPLHFDASVEELFVALCAGASLVLRTDEMLQSVPRLLEACAAQGITLLDLPTAFWHELAYSVSTGAARLPPSLRTVIIGGEAALPERVARWRASAGANVRLLNTYGPTEATVVATIATLSGGDAVPSASAEVPIGRPLPGVRAALVDPQGHLVPTGEEGELLLLGGALARGYLGREALTDQRFIALHALPGSPRAYRTGDKARLREDGQLVFVGRVDDEFKISGHRIDPSEVETALLRHPGVREAAVVGQVLPSGSRRLCAYVVTTPPAPTVAALRQHLLDGLPAPMVPGTFLFAERLPRTSTGKLDRKELRRLLPTEETATTTAGTTALERVVLKVWEEVLGVTTTSAQDDFFDLGGQSLQSIQVANRLSIELGREIPVATVFRHPTAAGLAQALEQGTDGASDAGGLTEAMLADAVLAEDVVPRLTVEATESPRLRQVVLTGATGFVGAHLLDQLLRQTDARVVCLVRARDEAHALERIQAALTSQQLAPERLMERVVAVPSDLTQPWLGLGPARFHGLASECDGVIHNAAVVSVVREYGSLQAVNVRGTRELLRLAAAVRAKPFHYVSTLAVAPQSNLSPDVPEAFVPAHPGLRDGYQQSKWIAERLVEQAGERGLPVSVYRLGRVVGAPDSAIVNPQDLVWRILLAGIPVGALPRLDVAEVWTPVDYVAGAIVRMARDARPPTVFNLCPTPEVRLPELFAWVRDYGYPVEHCPIGEWRDRVAERAGTGENQSTLAFFDLRAGSDGPAFGLGPIRCERVHQALEGTGITCPPTDRALLYRYLDYCISRGLLPPLPATRPSTETALP